The following coding sequences lie in one Pseudomonas sp. SL4(2022) genomic window:
- the bcsQ gene encoding cellulose biosynthesis protein BcsQ, with the protein MSTSSDISSLFKLFGGRSAHYQEISQEDEKQSSKERWPGVAKVELSSVPAAEPAASPQVAAVVRPALFAGAIVQPPPVLAPEPAPEPSMPVAGAAAGPDWAAESLQSLLGKLAQEDRREVVSTPVRAARPRPHLDNIKVVAVISAKGGVGKSTLAAGLSSVMQRQGRAVLAIDLDPQSALSNHLGVAIDPMQVAAEGLAHCVADVQMRDFCQPTPSGVFVLPYGIVDEDQRRAFERQLEDEPDWLAQQLSELQLADGSVVVLDTPPGPSVYLQQALSVANVAVVVSLADAASYATLPMIDRLLATYTAEREDFYGATYVINQVDQSRKLSKDITQIMRGILGSRVAGIIHRDQSIAEALAYSQSVLDYDPSGQGCHDLQAIALNVLAKLFATQRSEQLA; encoded by the coding sequence ATGAGTACTTCCAGCGACATTTCAAGTTTGTTCAAGCTGTTTGGTGGGCGCTCGGCCCACTATCAGGAAATCTCTCAGGAAGACGAGAAGCAATCCTCCAAGGAACGGTGGCCAGGTGTGGCCAAGGTCGAGCTTTCTAGCGTACCCGCTGCCGAACCTGCTGCTTCACCTCAGGTGGCTGCAGTGGTGCGTCCGGCACTCTTTGCCGGAGCAATTGTTCAACCACCTCCCGTGCTGGCGCCAGAGCCTGCCCCTGAGCCGTCGATGCCTGTTGCCGGTGCTGCCGCTGGGCCGGACTGGGCTGCAGAAAGCCTGCAGAGCCTGCTGGGTAAGTTGGCACAGGAAGATCGCCGGGAGGTTGTCAGCACGCCGGTCCGTGCGGCACGTCCACGCCCGCATCTGGACAATATCAAGGTTGTAGCCGTGATTTCCGCCAAGGGCGGGGTCGGCAAGAGCACACTGGCTGCTGGTTTGTCCTCCGTCATGCAGCGCCAAGGACGTGCGGTGTTGGCTATTGATCTCGATCCCCAGAGCGCACTGAGTAACCACCTGGGCGTTGCCATCGATCCGATGCAGGTTGCGGCCGAAGGTTTGGCTCATTGTGTCGCCGATGTGCAGATGCGGGATTTTTGTCAGCCCACCCCCAGTGGGGTCTTTGTGCTGCCGTATGGCATTGTCGATGAAGATCAGCGTCGAGCCTTTGAGCGTCAGCTGGAGGACGAACCTGACTGGCTCGCGCAGCAGCTCTCTGAATTGCAGTTGGCAGATGGCTCGGTGGTGGTGCTTGATACGCCGCCAGGCCCCTCTGTCTATCTGCAACAGGCCTTGTCGGTTGCCAATGTGGCTGTGGTGGTGAGTCTCGCTGATGCGGCCTCCTATGCGACGCTGCCAATGATTGATCGCCTGCTTGCCACTTATACGGCTGAGCGTGAAGATTTTTATGGCGCTACGTATGTCATCAATCAGGTCGATCAATCGCGCAAACTGAGCAAAGACATCACCCAGATCATGCGCGGTATCTTGGGCAGTCGTGTGGCGGGCATCATTCATCGTGATCAGTCCATTGCCGAAGCGCTCGCCTACAGCCAGAGCGTGCTGGATTACGACCCGAGTGGCCAAGGCTGCCACGATCTGCAAGCCATCGCCCTGAACGTTCTTGCCAAGCTCTTTGCGACTCAGCGGAGTGAGCAGTTGGCATGA
- the bcsA gene encoding UDP-forming cellulose synthase catalytic subunit has product MDRPTSAALLLVVGALLALMVIVPMDVEQQMLFSAACMIAALVLRRTANRVAILAMIVLSVVASLRYMYWRLTSSLGFDNWLNMLFGYGLVLAELYALLVLLFGYLQTAWPLQRKPYPLPADSSVWPTVDVFIPTYNEPLDIIKLTAFAAQAIDWPKDKLRVYVLDDGRRDEFREFCESVGIGYIIRPDNNHAKAGNLNFALTQTSGEYIAIFDADHVPTRSFLQVGMGWFLKDPKLAMLQTPHFFFSPDPFEKNLDTFRSVPNEGELFYGLVQDGNDLWNATFFCGSCAIIKRGPLEEVGGIAVETVTEDAHTALKLNRLGYNTAYLAIPQAAGLATESLSGHIGQRIRWARGMAQIFRTDNPLLGKGLSLGQRFCYLNAMLHFFYGLPRLVFLTAPLAYLIFEAQIFQAPALLIVAYALPHILLASVTNSTIQGRFRHSFWNEVYESVLAWYIMRPVLLAMINPKLGKFNVTAKGGVIDESYFDWKMARPYIVVLALNLIGMLVGVAKLGFDPDASAVTLLINLVWTLYNIIISAAAVAVASEARQIRAEPRVFATLPAMLGLANGKTIACQTNDFSQRGVGIHLPEGVQVACGEQVHVSLFRDGEEGVFPASVVFSHGQTLGLNFANLSLQQQSELARLTFSRADTWAKSWGTGVVDTPLGALAEVTGIGWRGICLLSRATFDESVRHLRALSFTPRSTPRNP; this is encoded by the coding sequence ATGGACCGGCCGACCTCTGCCGCTTTGCTGTTGGTGGTCGGCGCTTTACTGGCGTTGATGGTCATCGTACCGATGGACGTAGAGCAGCAAATGCTGTTCTCTGCGGCGTGCATGATCGCTGCGCTGGTACTGCGCAGAACCGCGAATCGCGTGGCTATTCTGGCCATGATCGTGCTCTCAGTTGTGGCCTCGTTGCGCTACATGTATTGGCGTCTGACCTCGTCTCTGGGGTTCGACAACTGGCTCAACATGCTGTTTGGTTATGGGTTGGTACTGGCCGAGCTCTATGCCCTGCTGGTACTGCTGTTTGGTTATTTGCAGACGGCCTGGCCGCTGCAGCGCAAGCCATACCCGCTCCCGGCTGACAGCAGCGTCTGGCCTACAGTCGATGTATTCATTCCGACTTATAACGAGCCGCTGGATATCATTAAACTGACCGCTTTTGCGGCGCAGGCGATCGATTGGCCCAAAGACAAGCTGCGTGTGTATGTGCTCGATGACGGTCGCCGCGACGAGTTCCGGGAATTTTGTGAGTCGGTGGGGATCGGCTACATCATTCGGCCGGATAACAACCATGCCAAAGCCGGCAATCTCAACTTTGCCCTGACCCAGACTTCAGGCGAGTACATTGCCATCTTCGATGCGGATCACGTGCCGACGCGTTCCTTTTTGCAAGTGGGCATGGGCTGGTTTCTCAAAGACCCGAAGCTGGCGATGCTGCAAACGCCGCACTTCTTTTTCTCCCCTGATCCGTTTGAAAAGAACCTCGACACGTTCCGCTCTGTACCCAACGAAGGCGAGTTGTTTTATGGGCTGGTTCAGGACGGCAATGACCTGTGGAACGCCACGTTTTTCTGCGGCTCGTGCGCCATTATCAAGCGTGGCCCGCTGGAAGAGGTGGGTGGAATCGCCGTTGAAACGGTGACCGAAGATGCGCACACCGCCCTGAAACTCAATCGGCTGGGTTACAACACGGCGTACCTGGCAATACCTCAGGCAGCCGGTTTGGCCACGGAGAGTCTGTCTGGTCATATCGGGCAGCGCATTCGCTGGGCGCGTGGGATGGCGCAAATCTTCCGCACCGACAACCCGCTGCTTGGCAAAGGCCTCAGCCTCGGGCAGCGGTTCTGTTACCTGAATGCCATGCTGCACTTCTTCTATGGCTTGCCGCGTCTGGTGTTTCTCACCGCGCCGCTGGCCTACCTGATCTTCGAGGCGCAGATTTTCCAGGCACCGGCCCTGCTGATTGTGGCCTATGCGTTGCCGCATATCCTGCTGGCCAGCGTCACCAACTCCACCATTCAGGGACGCTTTCGTCACTCGTTCTGGAACGAGGTGTATGAGTCGGTATTGGCCTGGTACATCATGCGCCCGGTATTGCTGGCCATGATCAACCCCAAACTTGGCAAGTTCAACGTGACGGCCAAGGGCGGGGTGATTGATGAAAGCTATTTCGATTGGAAAATGGCTAGACCCTACATCGTTGTCCTGGCGCTGAATCTTATCGGCATGTTGGTGGGTGTGGCCAAACTCGGGTTTGATCCGGATGCCAGCGCCGTGACCTTGCTGATCAACCTGGTCTGGACGCTCTACAACATCATTATCAGTGCCGCCGCCGTTGCTGTAGCCAGTGAGGCGCGGCAGATCCGCGCCGAGCCGCGTGTTTTCGCCACCTTGCCGGCCATGCTGGGGCTGGCCAATGGCAAGACAATTGCCTGCCAAACCAACGATTTTTCGCAGCGCGGCGTCGGCATTCATTTGCCCGAAGGTGTTCAGGTTGCCTGTGGTGAACAGGTGCATGTCTCCCTGTTTCGCGATGGCGAAGAGGGCGTTTTTCCGGCCAGTGTAGTGTTTAGTCATGGCCAGACCCTGGGCCTGAATTTCGCCAATCTGAGCTTGCAACAACAAAGTGAACTGGCCCGCCTGACGTTCTCGCGCGCTGATACCTGGGCCAAGAGCTGGGGCACGGGTGTGGTGGATACCCCGCTCGGTGCGCTTGCTGAAGTAACCGGGATTGGTTGGCGCGGGATATGTCTGCTCTCGCGTGCCACGTTTGATGAGTCCGTACGTCATTTACGCGCCCTGTCTTTTACCCCTAGATCCACTCCGAGGAATCCATGA
- the bcsB gene encoding cellulose biosynthesis cyclic di-GMP-binding regulatory protein BcsB gives MSQKRKGMLSLWFALSIPLLASSLPTAWAEEVVETQEPAAEDGALVEEVVVPEFVPTYSATLKQLGANYPMHLRGIEGSDSVSFDVRSDQVVTKARVNLEYSYSPSLLSDLSQINVMVNDQVAASLPVPKETAGTLQQQVVDIPAHLVTEFNRLTLQLIGHYTMMCEDPLHSSLWAKVSNTSQLELETTQIALPDDLARLPLPFFDGRDSRALELPFVFASSPDNRTLEAAGAVASWFGALASYRGARFPVSLGQLPEKGHAIVLMVGSATMAGIELPPSGLPTLSMLANPNDPFGKLLVIAARDADQLKQAALSLVSGSKVLAGSSAQVERFENLQPRTPYDAPNWLPSDRPVQLGELSDAKRLSVSGYDPGTINLPMRLPPDLFNWREKGVPLHLKYRYTPQPVSTNSSLLISVSGKFIKSLPLPSQESLKDDESLLAKLQQDESLLQESKLLLPLDSLPLQSALQLRFMYDYIKQGECRDIIIDNMRGTIEADSTLDLSGYEHFIAMPNLGVFQSSGFPFTRMADLSETAVVMPAGAGVEEISLYLDVMGRFGDSTGLPASAVSVVQGDQDEPLEGKDLLVLAAGSNQPLLQRWADHLPASLTGQSSFEMSDLVHRMRTWVGSDTRANQRQARSSLALATGGAGAFLTGFESPLDSGRSVVVIAASSPDKLVDISSALRGGEDYEESIQGSLAVINGKRISSLVAEDQYYVGELGWLRYLQWLLAHNLFLMLLLTAVAVSLASLLLFFTLRARARARLSD, from the coding sequence ATGAGTCAGAAACGCAAAGGCATGCTATCCCTCTGGTTCGCCTTGTCGATTCCATTGCTCGCTTCGAGCCTGCCGACGGCCTGGGCTGAAGAAGTTGTTGAAACCCAGGAGCCTGCCGCTGAAGACGGTGCGTTGGTCGAAGAGGTGGTTGTGCCGGAGTTTGTGCCGACTTACAGCGCCACGCTCAAGCAATTGGGGGCCAATTACCCCATGCACTTGCGCGGTATCGAAGGCAGTGACAGCGTCAGCTTCGATGTGCGATCCGATCAAGTGGTGACCAAAGCCCGGGTCAATCTTGAATACAGTTATTCGCCGTCACTGCTCAGTGATCTCTCGCAGATCAACGTGATGGTCAACGATCAGGTGGCCGCTAGCCTGCCGGTTCCCAAGGAGACCGCAGGTACCTTGCAACAGCAGGTGGTGGACATCCCGGCACACCTGGTTACCGAGTTCAACCGCCTGACGCTGCAGCTGATCGGTCACTACACCATGATGTGTGAGGATCCGCTGCATTCAAGCCTGTGGGCCAAAGTCAGCAACACCAGTCAGCTCGAACTGGAGACCACGCAGATTGCCTTGCCGGACGATTTGGCCCGGTTGCCTTTGCCATTCTTTGACGGACGTGATTCACGTGCGCTGGAATTGCCTTTTGTATTTGCCAGCAGCCCTGACAATCGCACCCTGGAAGCCGCTGGTGCGGTAGCGTCCTGGTTTGGTGCGTTGGCCAGTTATCGTGGTGCGCGGTTTCCGGTCAGCCTGGGCCAGTTGCCTGAGAAGGGGCACGCGATTGTTTTGATGGTGGGCAGTGCCACCATGGCCGGCATTGAGCTGCCGCCGAGCGGCCTGCCAACGCTGAGCATGCTTGCTAACCCCAATGATCCGTTCGGTAAGCTGCTGGTAATTGCGGCGCGTGATGCTGATCAACTCAAGCAGGCCGCTTTGTCCCTGGTGAGTGGCAGCAAGGTGCTGGCAGGTTCCAGCGCGCAGGTTGAGCGGTTTGAAAACCTGCAGCCGCGTACACCCTATGATGCGCCAAACTGGCTGCCCAGCGACCGTCCGGTACAGCTGGGCGAGCTCAGTGACGCCAAGCGTTTGAGCGTTTCCGGTTACGACCCAGGCACCATCAACCTGCCCATGCGTTTGCCTCCGGACCTATTCAACTGGCGCGAGAAAGGGGTGCCGCTGCACCTTAAATACCGTTACACGCCGCAGCCGGTCTCCACCAACTCTTCGTTGCTGATCAGTGTCAGCGGCAAGTTCATCAAGTCACTGCCGCTGCCTTCGCAAGAGAGCCTGAAAGACGACGAGTCGCTGCTGGCCAAGCTGCAGCAGGATGAAAGCCTGTTGCAAGAGAGCAAACTGCTTTTGCCGCTCGACAGCCTGCCGCTGCAGTCTGCGTTGCAACTGCGCTTTATGTACGACTACATCAAGCAGGGTGAGTGCCGCGACATCATCATCGACAATATGCGTGGCACCATCGAGGCAGACTCCACCCTCGACCTCAGTGGTTACGAGCATTTCATTGCCATGCCCAACCTGGGTGTGTTCCAGAGCAGTGGCTTTCCGTTTACGCGTATGGCCGACCTTTCCGAAACCGCTGTGGTGATGCCTGCCGGTGCCGGGGTCGAAGAGATTTCCCTGTACCTGGATGTTATGGGTCGCTTCGGTGATTCGACCGGGCTGCCGGCCAGTGCCGTCAGCGTTGTCCAGGGTGATCAGGATGAGCCGCTGGAAGGTAAGGATTTACTGGTGCTGGCAGCCGGGAGCAATCAGCCGCTGCTGCAACGCTGGGCGGATCACTTACCGGCCAGTCTGACAGGTCAGTCGAGCTTTGAAATGTCTGACCTGGTGCACCGCATGCGCACCTGGGTGGGCTCCGATACCCGTGCCAATCAGCGTCAGGCGCGCAGCAGTCTGGCGCTCGCCACAGGGGGCGCCGGTGCCTTCCTGACTGGCTTTGAGTCGCCGCTCGACAGCGGACGCAGTGTGGTGGTGATTGCTGCGTCCAGTCCGGACAAGCTGGTCGATATCAGCTCGGCCCTGCGAGGCGGTGAGGATTACGAAGAGTCGATCCAGGGCAGTCTGGCGGTGATCAATGGCAAACGCATCAGTTCGCTGGTCGCCGAAGATCAGTATTACGTGGGGGAACTGGGCTGGTTGCGTTACCTGCAATGGCTGCTGGCACACAATCTCTTCTTGATGCTGTTGTTGACCGCTGTGGCGGTAAGCCTGGCCAGCCTGTTGCTGTTCTTCACCCTGCGTGCTCGTGCCCGTGCACGTTTGAGCGATTGA
- the bcsZ gene encoding cellulose synthase complex periplasmic endoglucanase BcsZ, which translates to MNRPVLSLCAGLLLLVGGTTANAACSIEWPHWQRFAEHWIQPDGRVLESSLEKNHSTSEGQSYALFFALVANDQARFETIWRWSRENLMGNAPQTTLPAWLWGQGKDGVWKVQDANSASDADLWFVYALLEGARLWQKPQYRDDALSLLAQIKKQEITELPGLGAVLLPGPIGFSHIGHLWRINPSYQPLPLMRRLAAVDPKGPWNAIAAHTATLQNEAGEHGFAADWIGYRAVSDTAGLFASDPMKGDSGSYDAIRVYLWAGMTHPKDPLAKPLLASLHGMARATASSGLPPEKVNVRHGSTEGQSPSGFSGALVPYFRAKGQPWLEELQDQRARAAIDQWIAGTGPAPFYYDYMLSLFGLGWADQYYQFAADGRLQPRWENSCSATAR; encoded by the coding sequence ATGAACCGGCCTGTTCTAAGCCTGTGCGCAGGCCTGCTTTTACTGGTTGGCGGTACAACGGCCAATGCGGCCTGCTCCATAGAGTGGCCGCACTGGCAGCGATTTGCCGAGCACTGGATTCAGCCCGATGGCCGTGTGCTGGAGTCGAGCCTGGAAAAGAACCACAGCACTTCCGAGGGGCAGTCCTATGCGCTGTTCTTTGCGCTGGTTGCCAATGATCAAGCGCGGTTCGAGACCATCTGGCGCTGGAGTCGCGAAAACCTGATGGGTAATGCCCCACAAACGACCTTGCCGGCCTGGCTCTGGGGGCAAGGTAAGGACGGGGTGTGGAAGGTTCAGGATGCCAACTCGGCCTCCGATGCTGACCTGTGGTTTGTCTACGCGCTGCTCGAGGGTGCGCGTCTGTGGCAAAAGCCGCAGTACCGAGACGATGCTCTGAGCCTGTTGGCGCAGATTAAGAAGCAGGAAATCACGGAGCTGCCAGGTCTTGGGGCCGTGCTATTACCGGGACCGATAGGCTTCTCGCATATAGGTCACTTGTGGCGCATCAACCCCAGTTATCAACCTCTGCCGCTGATGCGCCGGCTTGCCGCTGTCGACCCCAAAGGACCGTGGAATGCCATTGCCGCGCACACCGCCACCTTGCAGAACGAGGCGGGCGAGCATGGTTTTGCGGCTGACTGGATTGGTTACCGCGCTGTGTCGGACACCGCCGGATTGTTTGCCAGCGACCCAATGAAAGGCGACAGCGGCAGTTATGATGCCATTCGCGTCTATCTGTGGGCTGGCATGACGCATCCCAAAGACCCACTGGCCAAGCCGCTGCTGGCCAGTCTGCATGGCATGGCCCGCGCCACTGCATCCAGTGGTTTACCGCCGGAGAAGGTCAATGTGCGCCATGGCAGCACCGAAGGACAGAGCCCGAGTGGTTTTTCCGGTGCCCTGGTGCCTTATTTCCGCGCCAAGGGTCAGCCCTGGTTGGAAGAGTTACAGGACCAGCGCGCCCGTGCAGCAATTGATCAGTGGATTGCCGGCACGGGCCCGGCGCCCTTCTATTACGACTACATGCTCAGCCTGTTTGGTCTTGGCTGGGCCGATCAGTATTACCAGTTTGCGGCTGATGGCCGTCTGCAACCGCGTTGGGAGAATTCATGTTCCGCTACCGCCCGCTAA
- a CDS encoding cellulose biosynthesis protein BcsC: protein MFRYRPLTLALLAAIAHGSLQAETEGTHTLLIEQGHFWQNQEKPKRAAEVWNKLLLLDANQPDALYGLGLIAVQAAKPVEANHYLQRLQAIQPLPRQALLLEQDIRLLDPVNQKLLDEARLLVESDERAKAVDVYRRALGGKPGQGQVGLEFYNNLGYVDQHWTEARRGMERLQREFPNDPYIALFLAKHLARNQGAREEGIRALAKLAEREDIGGDADESWRLALTWMGPPKPAQQPLFEQFLRTHPDDEEIRALLIKGRTQPSAGSGAVAWRRDPVLDSGLKALEQDNLVVAERDLTAYLKSYPNDADALGGLGILRQRQERFEDAEVLLTKAVRQGGRSWQRALDDVRYWSLLQRARDNLARDKVADARQQLEQARRLKPNDSEALLALAELQAQQGDLAAAEAGYRQALASRSQEARALRGLAQVLGEQGKPDEALRLLERLPKTEREKLGGLGQLRAEQALQRARAAEKRGDTQGMRQELETALRDDPNNAWARFALARLYVDLGAISEARSLMDGLLANKPNDRDALYTSALLSIQLNEWQQAQSTLARIPRNARNADINRLVAEVEFNLQLQRINELSRSGRKAEARAFLQRIEPQADAKPARLAAFAAAYADANDPQRAIAIMRDLLARSPRADLSLTLSYASVLLEAEQDTEVAGILRDLQGRSMTVEQRQQYDDLLFYYRVRQAEQLRQRGELAAAYDTLAPALAQRPQDRLAVSALARMYGANGDTGKALELFKPLVKRHPDDANLLVGAADMAAQEAENAYAEDALERALKLAPNEVDVLTTAARVYRYLGRTGTAAELLGKVVAQEKLEQNPTYATNTRPAAAPANPFAGIGATTAVPDAIPAPVESLAMAPRTSAARPVELIPAPVERQTARTAPVFLAEPLTTNPPPLRARADAQPASNPFVLVDDPAEIDPRAGMSEAARALDDIMQQRSPYLVQGLTARTNDSESGLSKITDIQAPFEASMPLGDNRLAVRVTPVSLNAGSVGEGARDRFGGGPVATLANPGVSPGSQKDSGVGLAVAFENPGEGFKADLGTTPQGFLYSTAVGGVSLERSVAGSPDLHWSGKLSRRAVTDSLLSFAGAEDERTGQKWGGVTANGGRAQLSFDDREVGAYAYVGMHRLMGNNVEDNDRFELGSGVYWYLQNDEQSQSTIGLNLLGIGYQENQGHFTFGHGGYFSPQTFFAIGVPVTWARRYDRLTFQLKGSVGVQTIQQDDADYHPGEAALQAAASRALGREAVYEGSSDTGIGYNLSGAAEYRLGSNFFVGGQVGVDNAQDYRQWNGGLYLRYMFEDMTGPMALPVSPYQSPYAN, encoded by the coding sequence ATGTTCCGCTACCGCCCGCTAACTTTGGCGCTGTTGGCTGCGATCGCCCACGGCAGTCTCCAGGCTGAGACTGAGGGCACGCACACCCTGCTGATTGAGCAAGGGCATTTCTGGCAAAACCAGGAGAAGCCCAAGCGTGCTGCGGAAGTGTGGAACAAGCTCTTGCTGCTCGACGCCAATCAACCGGATGCGCTCTATGGCTTGGGCCTGATTGCGGTTCAGGCGGCCAAACCGGTCGAAGCCAATCACTATCTGCAACGCCTGCAGGCGATACAACCGCTGCCGCGTCAGGCGCTTTTGTTGGAACAGGATATCCGCTTGCTGGACCCCGTAAACCAGAAGCTGTTGGATGAGGCTCGCTTGCTGGTGGAGTCCGATGAGCGCGCCAAGGCGGTGGATGTCTACCGCCGCGCGTTGGGGGGGAAGCCGGGGCAGGGGCAAGTCGGCCTGGAGTTCTATAACAACCTGGGTTACGTCGATCAGCACTGGACCGAGGCGCGGCGTGGCATGGAGCGTCTGCAGCGTGAGTTCCCCAATGATCCCTACATCGCGCTGTTCCTGGCCAAACACCTGGCGCGTAATCAGGGCGCACGCGAGGAGGGCATTCGTGCCCTGGCCAAGTTGGCCGAGCGTGAGGATATTGGCGGTGATGCGGATGAAAGCTGGCGCCTGGCCCTGACCTGGATGGGCCCACCCAAGCCGGCGCAGCAGCCACTTTTTGAGCAGTTTCTGCGTACTCACCCGGATGATGAAGAAATCCGGGCCTTGCTGATCAAAGGACGAACCCAGCCCAGCGCCGGAAGCGGGGCTGTGGCCTGGCGTCGTGATCCCGTGCTGGACAGTGGATTGAAAGCGCTGGAGCAGGACAACCTGGTCGTGGCTGAGCGCGACCTGACGGCCTACCTGAAATCATATCCCAATGACGCCGACGCGTTGGGTGGCCTGGGTATTCTGCGTCAGCGTCAGGAGCGCTTTGAAGATGCCGAAGTGCTGTTGACCAAAGCAGTCAGGCAGGGCGGTCGTTCCTGGCAGCGTGCGCTGGATGACGTGCGCTACTGGTCACTGTTGCAACGTGCGCGAGACAACCTGGCACGTGACAAGGTTGCCGATGCACGGCAGCAGCTGGAGCAGGCGCGGCGCCTGAAGCCCAATGACAGTGAAGCACTCCTGGCCCTTGCCGAGTTGCAGGCCCAGCAGGGTGATTTAGCCGCCGCTGAAGCCGGATACCGACAGGCATTGGCATCGCGCAGCCAGGAAGCCCGTGCATTGCGTGGGCTGGCCCAGGTTCTGGGTGAGCAGGGCAAGCCCGATGAAGCATTGCGCTTGTTGGAGCGTCTGCCCAAAACTGAGCGCGAGAAGCTGGGTGGGCTTGGGCAATTGCGTGCCGAGCAGGCGTTGCAGCGTGCGCGGGCCGCAGAAAAGCGGGGTGATACCCAAGGCATGCGTCAGGAGCTTGAAACCGCCCTGCGCGATGATCCGAATAATGCCTGGGCACGTTTTGCTTTAGCCCGTCTTTATGTGGATCTGGGTGCCATCAGCGAAGCGCGCAGCCTGATGGACGGGCTGTTGGCCAATAAACCGAACGACCGCGACGCGCTGTACACCAGTGCTCTGCTCTCGATTCAGTTGAATGAATGGCAGCAAGCGCAATCCACCCTTGCCCGTATACCGCGCAATGCACGCAATGCCGATATCAACCGGCTGGTGGCGGAAGTGGAGTTCAACCTGCAGCTGCAGCGTATCAATGAGCTCAGCCGCAGTGGCCGCAAGGCCGAAGCGCGTGCGTTCTTGCAGCGTATCGAGCCGCAGGCGGATGCCAAACCGGCGCGACTGGCCGCTTTTGCTGCGGCCTATGCCGATGCCAATGATCCGCAGCGGGCGATTGCCATCATGCGCGACCTGTTGGCCCGCAGTCCGCGGGCAGATCTGTCACTGACGTTGAGTTATGCCAGTGTGCTGCTGGAAGCCGAGCAGGATACTGAGGTCGCCGGCATTCTGCGTGATTTGCAGGGGCGCAGCATGACCGTCGAGCAGCGTCAGCAGTATGACGATCTGCTCTTTTATTACCGGGTTCGCCAGGCTGAGCAATTGCGTCAGCGCGGCGAACTGGCGGCCGCTTATGACACCTTGGCACCTGCCTTGGCGCAGCGTCCGCAGGATCGCCTGGCGGTATCGGCCCTGGCGCGCATGTATGGCGCCAATGGTGATACGGGCAAGGCGCTGGAATTGTTCAAGCCGCTGGTCAAGCGCCACCCGGATGATGCCAACCTGCTGGTGGGTGCCGCTGACATGGCGGCCCAGGAAGCTGAGAACGCTTACGCTGAAGATGCTCTGGAGCGTGCGTTGAAGCTGGCGCCCAATGAGGTCGATGTCCTTACCACGGCCGCCCGTGTTTATCGTTACTTGGGACGCACCGGAACGGCTGCCGAGTTGCTCGGTAAAGTGGTTGCCCAGGAAAAACTGGAGCAGAACCCGACCTACGCGACCAATACCCGGCCGGCCGCGGCGCCCGCCAATCCCTTTGCCGGTATTGGCGCTACAACCGCTGTACCGGATGCGATTCCGGCGCCGGTGGAAAGCCTGGCCATGGCGCCGCGCACCAGCGCGGCACGTCCTGTGGAACTGATCCCCGCCCCGGTGGAGCGGCAGACGGCGCGCACAGCCCCCGTTTTTTTGGCGGAGCCGCTTACGACCAACCCGCCGCCATTAAGGGCCAGGGCGGATGCACAACCGGCCAGTAACCCCTTTGTGCTGGTCGACGACCCGGCAGAGATTGATCCGCGTGCGGGCATGAGCGAGGCCGCACGGGCGCTGGACGACATCATGCAACAGCGCAGTCCCTATCTGGTTCAAGGCCTGACGGCGCGCACCAATGACAGTGAGTCGGGGCTGAGCAAGATCACTGACATTCAGGCTCCTTTTGAAGCCAGTATGCCGCTGGGTGATAACCGTCTGGCTGTGCGCGTCACCCCGGTTTCGCTGAATGCCGGCAGTGTTGGTGAGGGCGCTCGTGATCGCTTTGGCGGTGGCCCTGTGGCAACGCTGGCCAATCCCGGTGTTTCACCGGGTTCGCAGAAAGATTCTGGTGTTGGTCTGGCAGTGGCGTTCGAGAACCCCGGCGAAGGTTTTAAAGCTGATCTGGGCACTACGCCACAGGGCTTTCTTTACAGCACGGCGGTCGGTGGCGTGAGCCTGGAACGCAGTGTTGCCGGCAGTCCGGATCTGCATTGGAGTGGCAAGCTGTCGCGTCGCGCCGTGACGGACAGCCTGTTGTCTTTTGCCGGTGCCGAAGATGAGCGCACCGGGCAGAAGTGGGGCGGGGTAACCGCCAACGGCGGACGCGCTCAGCTGAGCTTTGATGACCGTGAAGTCGGTGCCTATGCCTACGTCGGTATGCACCGCTTGATGGGTAACAATGTTGAGGACAATGACCGGTTTGAACTGGGCTCCGGCGTCTACTGGTACCTGCAGAATGACGAACAGAGTCAGTCGACTATTGGTCTGAACCTCCTGGGCATCGGTTATCAGGAGAATCAGGGGCACTTCACCTTCGGTCATGGTGGTTATTTCAGTCCG